The following are encoded in a window of Podospora pseudoanserina strain CBS 124.78 chromosome 6, whole genome shotgun sequence genomic DNA:
- a CDS encoding hypothetical protein (EggNog:ENOG503NU4P; COG:I) — MSRILGVPRALLQLRGTGRRFGPGPGAFRTFSGSAASGDVTLPLEGYRVLDMTRVLAGPYCTQILGDLGAEVIKIEHPVRGDDTRAWGPPYASYKSGSALEGPGESAYFLGVNRNKKSLALSFQDPAGIEILHKLAAKCDILVENYIPGALKKYGLDFETIHKINPALIYASITGYGQNGPYSKRAGYDVMVEAEFGLMHITGARDGPPVKVGVAVTDLTTGLYTSNSIMAALLARAKTGKGQHIDAALSDCQTATLANIASSSLISGEKDTGRWGTAHPSIVPYKSFETKDGDILFGGGNDRLFGILCDGLGRPEWKEEERYKINASRVAHRNELEAEIEKITVTKTTQEWLDIFEGKGMPYAAVNDVLTTLTHEHTQARNMVVEVEHGDCGPIKLVNTPIKYSHSKPRVRTPPPTLGQNTNEILREHLGMDDNQIQALRESGVVR; from the exons ATGAGCCGCATACTTGGCGTCCCCCGTGCTCTCCTGCAGCTCCGCGGAACGGGCCGGCGTTTCGGACCCGGCCCGGGAGCCTTCCGAACGTTCTCCGGCTCGGCAGCTTCGGGAGACGTCACTCTTCCACTCGAGGGATACCGTGTGTTGGATATGACCAGAGTTCTCGCCGGT CCCTACTGTACACAAATCCTGGGTGACCTCGG AGCAGAAGTAATCAAAATTGAGCATCCGGTCAGAGGCGATGACACCAGGGCTTGGGGACCTCCATATGCAAGCTACAAGTCTGGCTCAGCTCTTGAAGGGCCTGGGGAGTCTGCCTACTTTCTCGGG GTTAACCGCAACAAGAAGTCCCTGGCCCTGTCATTTCAAGACCCAGCCGGGATCGAAATCCTTCATAAGCTAGCTGCCAAGTGTGATATTCTCGTCGAGAATTACATACCAGGAGCGCTCAAGAAGTATGGACTGGACTTTGAAACCATCCACAAGATCAACCCAGCTCTTATCTATGCCTCCATCACAGGATATGGCCAAAACGGGCCTTACTCCAAGCGTGCCGGCTACGATGTGATGGTAGAAGCCGAATTTGGTCTGATGCATATCACTGGCGCCAGAGACGGCCCTCCAGTCaaggttggtgttgcagtAACAGACCTGACAACAGGCCTGTACACAAGCAACAGCATTATGGCTGCACTGCTCGCCCGAGCCAAAACTGGAAAAGGCCAGCATATTGACGCTGCACTGAGTGACTGTCAGACTGCAACTTTGGCAAATAttgccagcagcagcttaATCAGTGGGGAGAAGGATACCGGCCGATGGGGCACAGCTCATC CCTCTATTGTCCCTTACAAGTCCTTTGAGACAAAAGATGGTGATAtcctctttggtggtggaaatgATCGTTTGTTCGGAATTCTTTGCGATGGCCTTGGTCGTCCAGAgtggaaggaagaagaaaggtATAAGATCAATGCTTCCAGGGTAGCACACCGGAATGAGCTAGAAGCCGAGATTGAGAAAATCACGGtaacaaaaacaacacagGAGTGGCTTGATATCTTTGAGGGCAAGGGCATGCCTTATGCTGCTGTCAATGATGTCCTGACCACGTTGACCCATGAGCATACACAGGCAAGGAATATGGTGGTAGAAGTGGAACATGGGGATTGCGGTCCCATCAAGCTGGTCAACACACCGATCAAATACTCCCACAGTAAGCCGAGAGTacgaacaccaccaccgactcTCGGACAAAATACCAATGAGATCTTGAGAGAGCATCTTGGTATGGATGACAACCAAATCCAAGCACTGCGAGAAAGTGGTGTGGTTAGATAG
- a CDS encoding hypothetical protein (EggNog:ENOG503P0X5; COG:S) produces MSSSEKPKEGTVDAPKDAPKTTPSLAIGLTPRAPSTGPSAAYIPQFSAATQMILKRLKGEPSNLGAALSQASRSPSITASIPSATYEDVKRRLVMSMNTSSQMSMQMPATAPLSMRAPSVPLPAPSLAIPPSNKSTSGMSAIRKVTAGLTGSSKNTPTKSSTAPKVLSSDSKVKKAKGKPNSRATGHSNKHRQRLKGQSADNSGISDSDSEVETPTTASTGNGPFSAGGGGDSTPTATMTKSGRQVQKPDAYNPAAMEAATKKRVHYGKRTVEQALCKKCSRMHSPSSNQIVFCDGCDAGWHQYCHDPFVSDDIVKNTSKNWFCLECTAKKERQGSHAKKLKQEHVPRGPPKKESWAGKSVQQKRAYLSTLPAQELVGLLMASLELHPDLPIFPSPVVDTGVDASGAPRGLFAGGTTEGLFTRANANPTGQGINFMRKVQSNGSARGSQDRTAGQQEEEDEEDPLTLLWPKPGKGLYARLGADVLDEVGLLDAEGEDFEAFSSIVYDDRGRKVLENGMKV; encoded by the exons atgtctAGTTCAGAGAAGCCAAAAGAAGGGACTGTCGACGCGCCGAAAGATGCCCCCAAGACCACTCCATCCCTGGCGATTGGGTTGACACCGCGTGCTCCCAGCACCGGTCCCTCGGCAGCATACATCCCTCAGTTCTCAGCGGCTACTCAGATGATTCTCAAGCGACTGAAAGGAGAGCCTAGTAATCTCGGAGCAGCCCTTTCGCAGGCCTCTCGCTCACCGTCTATCACGGCGAGCATCCCCTCAGCCACATACGAGGATGTCAAGAGAAGACTGGTCATGAGCATGAACACATCATCCCAGATGTCCATGCAAATGCCTGCCACCGCACCACTCTCCATGAGAGCTCCCTCTGTGCCATTGCCAGCGCCCTCACTAGCTATCCCGCCATCCAACAAGAGCACTTCCGGCATGAGCGCCATCCGTAAAGTCACCGCTGGCCTTACCGGCTCCTCCAAGAATACCCCTACCAAGTCCTCTACTGCCCCAAAGGTCCTCTCCTCCGATAGCAAAGTCAAGAAAGCCAAAGGCAAACCCAACAGTCGGGCCACCGGCCATAGTAACAAACATCGCCAGCGCCTCAAAGGCCAGTCAGCAGATAACAGCGGCATCTCCGACTCGGATTCTGAAGTAGAAACCCctaccaccgccagcaccggcaATGGCCCCTTCTcagccggcggtggtggtgacagcACCCCAACCGCCACCATGACCAAATCTGGCAGGCAGGTTCAGAAGCCCGACGCCTACAACCCAGCAGCCATGGAAGCGGCCACCAAGAAACGAGTCCACTACGGCAAGCGGACTGTTGAGCAGGCTCTCTGCAAGAAGTGCAGCAGGATGCACTCCCCGAGCAGCAACCAGATTGTTTTCTGCGACGGGTGTGATGCGGGCTGGCATCAATACTGTCACGACCCGTTCGTGTCAGATGACATCGTCAAGAACACGAGCAAGAACTGGTTCTGCTTGGAGTGTACCGCCAAGAAGGAAAGACAGGGCAGTCATGCGAAGAAGCTGAAGCAAGAGCATGTTCCCAGGGGGCCGCCAAAGAAGGAGAGCTGGGCTGGGAAGAGCGTCCAGCAGAAGAGAGCGTACTTGTCTACCTTGCCAGCGCAGGAGcttgttggtttgttgatGGCGAGCTTGGAGCTTCATCCTGATTTGCCAATTTTCCCTAGTCCGGTGGTGGACACGGGTGTTGACGCGAGTGGTGCGCCGAGGGGGCTGTTTGCCGGGGGTACAACAGAAGGTTTGTTTACGAGGGCGAATGCTAATCCTACTGGGCAAGGG ATTAATTTTATGAGAAAGGTCCAGTCCAATGGGAGTGCGAGAGGTAGCCAGGATCGGACGGCtgggcagcaggaggaggaggacgaggaagatcCACTGACGTTATTGTGGCCGAAGCCGGGGAAGGGACTGTATGCTAGGCTTGGGGCTGATGTGCTGGATGAAGTGGGGCTTTTGGATGCCGAAGGGGAAGACTTTGAGGCGTTCAGCTCGATAGTATATGATGATCGCGGGAGGAAAGTGTTGGAGAATGGGATGAAGGTTTAA